In Oryza glaberrima chromosome 8, OglaRS2, whole genome shotgun sequence, the following are encoded in one genomic region:
- the LOC127782273 gene encoding THO complex subunit 4D-like isoform X2 — translation MAYYARRGGDRVSGGGRVQGGGGGGGGGGRGGYVLRGRSGMPPRGPLGLGVNSRPSARTIAKSFSRTKDMTWRPDLFSDSMAASGIETGTKLYISNLDYGVSNEDIKELFSEVGHLKRFAVHFDGYGRPNGTAEVVFTRRSDAIAALKRYNNVLLDGKAMKIEVIGSDLGLPMTPRINVVGASNGRPTRTVVMTNRYNRGAFQAGRGRGRGRGRAPFQSQFQGRGTGSVRGRGQFQGRGRGRRQAGKTADELDKDLETYHAEAMKTD, via the exons ATGGCGTATTACGCCAGGAGGGGTGGGGATAGGGTTAGTGGTGGTGGCCGTGTTcaaggtggtggaggtggtggaggtggtggtgggagaggTGGATATGTGCTGCGTGGAAGATCAGGGATGCCTCCTCGAGGGCCCCTTGGCCTCGGGGTTAACTCGCGGCCATCAGCGCGCACTATTGCTAAG TCTTTTAGCAGAACCAAAGACATGACCTGGAGACCTGATCTGTTTAGTGATAGTATGGCAGCTAGTGGAATTGAAACTGGTACAAAATTGTACATTTCAAACTTGGACTATGGGGTTTCCAATGAGGATATAAAG GAGCTGTTTTCAGAAGTTGGTCACTTGAAGCGCTTTGCTGTTCACTTTGATGGTTATGGGCGCCCAAAT GGCACAGCAGAAGTGGTGTTTACTAGGAGAAGTGATGCAATTGCTGCATTGAAACGTTACAATAATGTTCTGCTTGATGGTAAAGCTATGAAGATAGAAGTTATTGGAAGTGACTTAGGTTTGCCTATGACACCTCGCATAAATGTGGTTGGGGCTTCTAATGGCAGACCTACAAGAACAGTTGTTATGAC TAATAGATATAACCGTGGTGCCTTCCAAGCTGGCCGGGGCCGAGGGCGTGGCAGGGGTCGTGCCCCATTCCAGTCCCAGTTCCAGGGCCGTGGCACTGGCAGTGTCAGGGGCCGTGGTCAATTCCAGGGCCGTGGTCGCGGAAGGAGGCAAGCTGGGAAGACTGCAGATGAGCTGGACAAAGACCTGGAAACTTATCATGCTGAGGCAATGAAGACCGACTGA
- the LOC127782273 gene encoding THO complex subunit 4D-like isoform X1, giving the protein MAYYARRGGDRVSGGGRVQGGGGGGGGGGRGGYVLRGRSGMPPRGPLGLGVNSRPSARTIAKSFSRTKDMTWRPDLFSDSMAASGIETGTKLYISNLDYGVSNEDIKELFSEVGHLKRFAVHFDGYGRPNGTAEVVFTRRSDAIAALKRYNNVLLDGKAMKIEVIGSDLGLPMTPRINVVGASNGRPTRTVVMTPEIGQRGSGSSSRPTGPTVNRYNRGAFQAGRGRGRGRGRAPFQSQFQGRGTGSVRGRGQFQGRGRGRRQAGKTADELDKDLETYHAEAMKTD; this is encoded by the exons ATGGCGTATTACGCCAGGAGGGGTGGGGATAGGGTTAGTGGTGGTGGCCGTGTTcaaggtggtggaggtggtggaggtggtggtgggagaggTGGATATGTGCTGCGTGGAAGATCAGGGATGCCTCCTCGAGGGCCCCTTGGCCTCGGGGTTAACTCGCGGCCATCAGCGCGCACTATTGCTAAG TCTTTTAGCAGAACCAAAGACATGACCTGGAGACCTGATCTGTTTAGTGATAGTATGGCAGCTAGTGGAATTGAAACTGGTACAAAATTGTACATTTCAAACTTGGACTATGGGGTTTCCAATGAGGATATAAAG GAGCTGTTTTCAGAAGTTGGTCACTTGAAGCGCTTTGCTGTTCACTTTGATGGTTATGGGCGCCCAAAT GGCACAGCAGAAGTGGTGTTTACTAGGAGAAGTGATGCAATTGCTGCATTGAAACGTTACAATAATGTTCTGCTTGATGGTAAAGCTATGAAGATAGAAGTTATTGGAAGTGACTTAGGTTTGCCTATGACACCTCGCATAAATGTGGTTGGGGCTTCTAATGGCAGACCTACAAGAACAGTTGTTATGAC GCCTGAAATTGGCCAGCGTGGCAGTGGTTCCAGCAGTAGACCAACAGGTCCTACAGT TAATAGATATAACCGTGGTGCCTTCCAAGCTGGCCGGGGCCGAGGGCGTGGCAGGGGTCGTGCCCCATTCCAGTCCCAGTTCCAGGGCCGTGGCACTGGCAGTGTCAGGGGCCGTGGTCAATTCCAGGGCCGTGGTCGCGGAAGGAGGCAAGCTGGGAAGACTGCAGATGAGCTGGACAAAGACCTGGAAACTTATCATGCTGAGGCAATGAAGACCGACTGA
- the LOC127782273 gene encoding THO complex subunit 4D-like isoform X3, translating into MQLSSDSFGICYGEVLLGCLQRKCSSHLSTPLVILSFSRTKDMTWRPDLFSDSMAASGIETGTKLYISNLDYGVSNEDIKELFSEVGHLKRFAVHFDGYGRPNGTAEVVFTRRSDAIAALKRYNNVLLDGKAMKIEVIGSDLGLPMTPRINVVGASNGRPTRTVVMTPEIGQRGSGSSSRPTGPTVNRYNRGAFQAGRGRGRGRGRAPFQSQFQGRGTGSVRGRGQFQGRGRGRRQAGKTADELDKDLETYHAEAMKTD; encoded by the exons ATGCAGCTCTCATCTGACAGCTTTGGGATCTGCTATGGTGAAGTGCTTCTAGGATGTCTCCAGAGAAAATGCTCTAGCCATTTATCTACTCCGCTTGTGATATTG TCTTTTAGCAGAACCAAAGACATGACCTGGAGACCTGATCTGTTTAGTGATAGTATGGCAGCTAGTGGAATTGAAACTGGTACAAAATTGTACATTTCAAACTTGGACTATGGGGTTTCCAATGAGGATATAAAG GAGCTGTTTTCAGAAGTTGGTCACTTGAAGCGCTTTGCTGTTCACTTTGATGGTTATGGGCGCCCAAAT GGCACAGCAGAAGTGGTGTTTACTAGGAGAAGTGATGCAATTGCTGCATTGAAACGTTACAATAATGTTCTGCTTGATGGTAAAGCTATGAAGATAGAAGTTATTGGAAGTGACTTAGGTTTGCCTATGACACCTCGCATAAATGTGGTTGGGGCTTCTAATGGCAGACCTACAAGAACAGTTGTTATGAC GCCTGAAATTGGCCAGCGTGGCAGTGGTTCCAGCAGTAGACCAACAGGTCCTACAGT TAATAGATATAACCGTGGTGCCTTCCAAGCTGGCCGGGGCCGAGGGCGTGGCAGGGGTCGTGCCCCATTCCAGTCCCAGTTCCAGGGCCGTGGCACTGGCAGTGTCAGGGGCCGTGGTCAATTCCAGGGCCGTGGTCGCGGAAGGAGGCAAGCTGGGAAGACTGCAGATGAGCTGGACAAAGACCTGGAAACTTATCATGCTGAGGCAATGAAGACCGACTGA
- the LOC127783094 gene encoding uncharacterized protein LOC127783094: MPPARELLERSSSCRLVNSPSSGGMPPGGKIHPSPLGGGTHLPAIGCGCFDCYTSFWSHWDCSPSRKLIHDAIEAFEDHLATAESSTPPSSSSSKRHDKGKCRPPLPSPMSPKVSPV, from the exons atgccgccggcgagggagtTGTTGGAGAGGTCAAGCAGTTGCAGGCTCGTCAActcgccgagctccggcgggatgCCACCG GGCGGCAAGATCCACCCATCCCCACTCGGCGGCGGCACGCACCTGCCAGCCATCGGGTGCGGCTGCTTCGACTGCTACACCAGCTTCTGGTCGCACTGGGACTGCTCCCCAAGCCGCAAGCTCATCCATGACGCCATCGAGGCGTTCGAGGaccacctcgccaccgccgagTCATCCACCCCTccatcgtcctcctcctccaagcgCCACGACAAGGGCAAGTGTAGGCCACCTCTGCCGTCGCCGATGTCCCCCAAGGTCTCCCCGGTgtag